A region from the Ktedonobacterales bacterium genome encodes:
- a CDS encoding RidA family protein translates to MHIEAKLQERGLILPEPMKAPPNMRLPFAPVRVRGTRAYISGVGPLNPDGSLAEPLGKVGADLTLEQGYQAARLTGLAILAALKRELGDLDRVVAWIHALGMVNAAPGFVQMPSVINGFSDLIIELYGPEVGAHARSAVGLAELPVRIPVEIEAEVEIASE, encoded by the coding sequence ATGCACATCGAAGCAAAGTTGCAGGAGCGAGGTCTGATCCTTCCAGAGCCAATGAAGGCTCCGCCAAACATGCGGCTGCCGTTTGCCCCTGTGCGCGTGCGTGGAACGCGCGCCTATATCTCTGGCGTCGGACCACTCAACCCTGATGGCTCCCTGGCCGAGCCGCTGGGCAAAGTCGGGGCCGATCTCACGCTGGAGCAAGGGTATCAAGCCGCCCGGCTCACCGGGCTGGCGATTCTGGCCGCCCTCAAACGCGAACTGGGCGACCTGGACCGCGTAGTCGCCTGGATACACGCCCTCGGCATGGTCAACGCTGCCCCCGGCTTCGTCCAGATGCCATCGGTCATCAACGGCTTTTCCGATCTCATCATCGAACTCTATGGGCCAGAGGTCGGCGCGCACGCCCGTTCGGCAGTTGGCCTGGCCGAGCTACCTGTGCGGATTCCCGTAGAGATCGAGGCCGAAGTAGAGATCGCCAGCGAGTGA
- a CDS encoding PhzF family phenazine biosynthesis protein — MLRTAAVPGGQPRVPPPSLAAEGGLKGRVPPPSLAAQRSLQRATSVPTSPRKSEQSMAQKITQVDAFTDTAFTGNPAGVCILPKPGEDRWMQLVAREMNLAETAFLHRQEDGFSLRWFTPTLEVDLCGHATLASAHVLWEEGHLRPGEQARFYTRSGLLTAEQKDPWIELDFPATPAHPVEAPADLAQALGVALVSVAQNQFDYLVEVDSEDTLRALAPDITLLERVPMRGVIVTCRSASPEYDFVSRFFAPGAGVPEDPVTGSAHCTLAPFWGQRLGKTAMRAYQASARGGILLVRLKGERIAISGQAVTVLRGELLA, encoded by the coding sequence ATGCTGCGTACCGCCGCCGTCCCTGGCGGCCAGCCGCGTGTACCGCCGCCGTCCCTGGCGGCAGAAGGGGGGCTGAAGGGGCGTGTACCGCCGCCGTCCCTGGCGGCGCAACGCTCGCTCCAGAGAGCCACGTCCGTCCCTACCAGCCCTAGAAAAAGTGAGCAGAGCATGGCACAGAAGATCACGCAGGTGGATGCCTTTACCGACACCGCTTTTACGGGCAATCCGGCAGGAGTCTGTATCCTGCCCAAACCAGGCGAGGACCGCTGGATGCAGCTCGTCGCCCGCGAAATGAACCTGGCCGAAACCGCCTTTCTGCATCGCCAGGAGGACGGCTTCAGCCTGCGCTGGTTCACCCCAACCCTAGAAGTGGACCTCTGCGGCCATGCCACACTGGCAAGCGCCCACGTCCTGTGGGAAGAGGGCCATCTGCGGCCAGGGGAACAGGCCCGCTTTTATACGCGCAGCGGTCTGCTCACGGCTGAGCAGAAAGACCCCTGGATCGAGCTTGACTTCCCCGCCACCCCCGCCCATCCAGTCGAAGCGCCCGCCGATCTCGCTCAGGCGCTGGGCGTCGCTCTCGTCTCCGTCGCCCAGAATCAATTCGATTATCTCGTCGAAGTAGACTCAGAAGACACCCTGCGCGCCCTTGCGCCAGACATCACCCTGCTGGAGCGCGTACCCATGCGCGGCGTCATCGTCACCTGCCGCAGCGCCTCGCCAGAGTACGACTTTGTTTCGCGCTTCTTCGCGCCAGGGGCCGGAGTGCCAGAAGACCCCGTAACCGGCTCGGCCCATTGCACGCTCGCCCCCTTCTGGGGCCAGCGGCTGGGCAAAACAGCCATGCGCGCCTATCAGGCTTCGGCGCGTGGAGGCATACTGCTCGTGCGCCTCAAGGGCGAGCGTATCGCCATCAGCGGCCAGGCCGTCACCGTCCTGCGCGGCGAACTCCTCGCCTGA
- a CDS encoding antibiotic biosynthesis monooxygenase — protein sequence MYARIVTVEANVDKLEELIAIYRDSIVPAARQQKGFMGARLFTNPVTGKGVSVTRWQSKEDLEAGEASGYYQEQIAKIAPMLTAPPAREIFDISVD from the coding sequence TTGTACGCGCGAATCGTCACCGTCGAGGCAAACGTTGACAAGCTCGAAGAGTTGATCGCCATCTATCGTGACTCTATTGTGCCAGCCGCCAGGCAGCAAAAGGGGTTCATGGGGGCCAGGCTGTTCACCAACCCCGTCACCGGCAAAGGCGTTTCAGTAACACGCTGGCAAAGCAAGGAAGACCTGGAAGCGGGCGAGGCCAGCGGCTATTACCAGGAACAGATTGCCAAGATCGCCCCCATGCTCACCGCCCCCCCAGCCCGCGAAATCTTCGACATCAGCGTAGACTAA
- a CDS encoding zinc ribbon domain-containing protein, with protein sequence MFCQNCGAELRLEEGFCAVCGAGIPKPALHQEPETRRNKGQRLKAETEEKKTYNSAQYSHQGSSLLDPTPTSHAAQPDPRQIRSFQAIRQASSQRGSMRSLPPVASLAVPASAPRRDAAQEEVTPPLPTAFARGQDDLVEAEASAPLAAPSAPAATNGHAPTAQGDIRAILNGYHAVNAAAPGGPGANGHADPGSASDSVGDSAEQPDTASVSASGLLLPGDVPGRVALSALLCMLLSFALPWVIIGGERATPLSLGWPVLVPLAVLIAVGLTLALPERTRYTRFVPALPFALGCFSLGSALIIFLISSAIAANSVGIAFLGVDIGYVLFALASLVLASAGYVKLLRELPLLLAGRLRLVPLPGMLGNLTGVQAGRRTTPPATQPAAAPDDAS encoded by the coding sequence ATGTTCTGCCAGAACTGCGGGGCCGAGCTTCGTCTGGAAGAGGGTTTCTGTGCTGTCTGCGGCGCGGGTATCCCTAAACCTGCGCTGCACCAGGAGCCAGAAACCCGGCGTAACAAGGGGCAGCGCCTGAAAGCAGAGACCGAGGAGAAGAAGACGTACAACAGCGCGCAGTATTCCCATCAGGGGTCTTCGCTGCTTGATCCCACTCCGACCAGCCATGCTGCTCAGCCCGACCCCCGGCAGATACGCTCGTTCCAGGCCATTCGCCAGGCATCCAGTCAGCGTGGCAGTATGCGCAGCCTGCCCCCTGTTGCGTCGCTGGCGGTTCCGGCATCTGCGCCCCGACGGGACGCGGCTCAGGAAGAGGTGACGCCGCCGCTGCCGACGGCGTTTGCGCGGGGGCAAGATGATCTGGTTGAGGCAGAGGCGTCAGCGCCGCTGGCTGCTCCCAGCGCGCCCGCTGCCACCAACGGCCACGCGCCAACTGCGCAGGGCGACATCCGGGCGATTCTGAACGGCTATCATGCGGTGAACGCGGCTGCGCCTGGCGGTCCTGGCGCGAACGGCCACGCTGATCCTGGTTCGGCCAGCGATTCAGTCGGCGATTCTGCTGAGCAGCCGGACACGGCCAGCGTTTCGGCGAGCGGTTTGCTTCTGCCGGGTGATGTTCCTGGCCGCGTGGCGCTGAGCGCGCTCTTATGTATGTTGCTGAGTTTTGCGCTGCCCTGGGTTATTATCGGCGGCGAGCGGGCGACGCCGCTGAGCCTTGGCTGGCCGGTGCTTGTGCCGCTGGCCGTTTTGATTGCCGTCGGCCTGACGCTGGCGCTGCCGGAGCGCACGCGCTATACGCGCTTTGTCCCCGCGCTGCCGTTCGCGCTCGGCTGTTTTTCGCTGGGCAGCGCGCTGATTATCTTTCTGATCAGCAGCGCGATTGCGGCGAACAGTGTGGGTATCGCTTTCCTGGGCGTGGACATTGGCTATGTGTTGTTTGCGCTGGCGTCGCTGGTACTTGCCAGCGCGGGCTATGTCAAGCTGCTCCGCGAACTGCCGCTGCTGCTGGCGGGGCGTCTTCGTCTGGTTCCGCTGCCCGGTATGCTGGGCAATCTGACCGGCGTCCAGGCGGGGCGTCGGACCACGCCGCCAGCTACACAGCCAGCCGCAGCGCCCGACGACGCCAGTTAG
- a CDS encoding serine/threonine-protein kinase: MEGFEALIGKKVGGYRLEKLLGYGGMGAVYLSAHEQLNRTVAVKVLRPSLLDGPPRLSFLDRFRDEARLVAMLNHPNILPVYDFGIEKGIAYLVMRYAAGGSLDARLDPARGGGGLPLQKAANYLGQAATALDYAHSKGIIHRDVKPQNLLLEGGRLLLSDFGLARMTGNLDKRGPTSAPTVSFNGATVRGTPCYLAPEQGNSNMVDWRADIYSLGVTLYEMLTGEVPFQDSGGGSWSVILKHMLELPPPLVGQRVDLTREIEAVVMKALAKEPKERYRSAGEFAVAFRRSISRARILALPAKSAGVPQLPAPERAIDDSPTIEPRRICPVCGTINRPTAKFCMKDGTKLSLLDIVDGKRVAANGGRQEGPGEMKQREMKEEYILACPTCGHVNRPGSRFCVQDGTLLYKKVF; this comes from the coding sequence ATGGAGGGCTTTGAGGCGCTTATCGGGAAAAAGGTGGGGGGGTACCGCCTGGAGAAGCTGCTGGGGTATGGTGGCATGGGCGCGGTCTATCTTTCAGCGCACGAACAATTGAATCGGACGGTGGCGGTTAAAGTGCTGCGGCCTTCGCTGCTGGATGGCCCGCCGCGCCTTTCGTTTCTGGATCGCTTTCGAGACGAGGCGCGGCTGGTGGCGATGCTGAATCATCCGAATATTTTACCCGTCTACGATTTTGGGATTGAGAAAGGGATCGCGTATCTGGTGATGCGGTACGCGGCTGGTGGTTCGCTGGATGCGCGGCTTGATCCGGCCAGAGGTGGGGGTGGGCTGCCTCTTCAGAAGGCGGCGAATTATCTGGGGCAGGCGGCTACGGCGCTGGATTACGCGCACAGCAAGGGTATTATTCATCGGGATGTGAAGCCGCAAAATCTGTTATTGGAGGGGGGGCGGCTGCTGCTGAGCGATTTTGGGCTGGCGAGGATGACGGGTAATCTGGACAAGCGAGGCCCGACCTCTGCGCCAACGGTTTCTTTCAATGGGGCGACGGTGCGCGGTACCCCATGTTATCTCGCGCCGGAGCAAGGGAACAGCAATATGGTGGACTGGCGCGCCGATATTTATTCGCTGGGGGTGACGCTGTACGAGATGCTGACGGGTGAAGTGCCGTTTCAGGATTCTGGCGGTGGGTCGTGGTCGGTGATCTTGAAGCATATGTTGGAACTGCCACCGCCGCTGGTGGGCCAGCGGGTTGATCTGACGAGGGAGATTGAGGCGGTGGTGATGAAGGCGCTGGCAAAGGAGCCGAAGGAACGCTATCGCAGCGCGGGGGAGTTTGCGGTGGCCTTTCGCCGATCTATTAGCCGGGCGCGCATCCTGGCGCTGCCTGCGAAGTCGGCTGGCGTTCCTCAATTGCCCGCTCCAGAGCGGGCTATTGATGATAGCCCGACGATTGAACCCAGGCGCATTTGTCCGGTCTGCGGTACTATCAACCGCCCCACTGCGAAGTTTTGTATGAAGGATGGCACGAAGCTGTCGCTGCTGGATATAGTGGATGGGAAAAGAGTTGCTGCGAACGGGGGGCGCCAGGAGGGGCCGGGGGAGATGAAGCAGAGGGAGATGAAAGAGGAATATATCCTGGCGTGTCCGACGTGTGGGCATGTGAACCGTCCGGGGTCGCGGTTTTGTGTGCAGGATGGGACGCTGCTCTACAAAAAGGTTTTCTGA
- a CDS encoding EamA family transporter, whose amino-acid sequence METAREHPAQTPIPASPTKPARRVGLVGLAPLLAACLWGGMYVVSRASFDAIPPITLGLLRVIIGGLTLWLALRLTVPRAPQTAGVVRRASAPADQWRFLLLGATLAATIITQFWGTALASAHDGALLTTITPVFVVPIAWALLGERPGWRVVAGTGLALIGVVIVVASNVGARGSASSSASLLGDALLLISALCWALFTVLGAPIVRRRSALVASAYATLWSILLLAPFVPFELAQRPFGLITPSLVLAVLYLGWGATALAWFLWYKGVERLDAAVAAVFFFAQPLVGGLLSALFLHETLSPAFWLGGAVLAGGIVLASAQKQTSGSP is encoded by the coding sequence ATGGAAACTGCCCGCGAACACCCCGCACAGACACCCATCCCGGCCAGCCCCACAAAACCAGCGCGCCGCGTCGGCCTGGTGGGGCTGGCCCCCCTGCTGGCCGCGTGCTTATGGGGCGGCATGTACGTCGTCAGCCGAGCCAGCTTCGACGCCATCCCACCCATCACCCTCGGCCTGCTGCGCGTCATCATCGGCGGGCTGACCCTCTGGCTCGCCCTCCGCCTGACCGTCCCGCGCGCCCCACAGACCGCTGGCGTCGTCCGGCGCGCCAGCGCGCCCGCAGACCAGTGGCGCTTTCTGCTCCTGGGGGCCACGCTCGCAGCCACCATCATCACCCAGTTCTGGGGGACAGCCCTCGCCAGCGCCCACGACGGCGCGCTCCTCACAACGATCACCCCCGTCTTCGTCGTCCCCATCGCCTGGGCGCTGCTGGGCGAACGCCCCGGCTGGCGCGTCGTGGCAGGCACTGGCCTGGCCCTGATCGGCGTCGTCATCGTCGTCGCCTCCAACGTCGGCGCGCGCGGCAGCGCCTCATCCAGCGCCTCGCTGCTGGGCGATGCCCTGCTGCTCATCTCCGCGCTCTGCTGGGCGCTGTTCACCGTCCTGGGCGCGCCAATAGTGCGGCGGCGCTCGGCCCTCGTCGCCAGCGCCTACGCCACCCTCTGGAGCATCCTCCTGCTCGCGCCCTTCGTCCCCTTCGAGCTGGCGCAGCGCCCCTTCGGCCTCATCACCCCCTCGCTCGTGCTGGCCGTCCTCTACCTCGGTTGGGGCGCAACGGCCCTGGCCTGGTTCCTCTGGTACAAAGGCGTAGAACGCCTCGACGCCGCCGTAGCCGCCGTCTTCTTCTTCGCCCAGCCCCTCGTGGGTGGGCTGCTCAGCGCCCTCTTCCTCCACGAAACCCTCTCGCCCGCCTTCTGGCTGGGCGGCGCCGTCCTCGCCGGAGGCATCGTCCTGGCAAGCGCGCAGAAACAGACCAGCGGCTCACCATAA
- a CDS encoding tetratricopeptide repeat protein has translation MAAYHSDHHAAEGNGAVPEDPTAMAQRYIDQGNQAIEDDDYEVAAEAFSQAVQLAPDDAHAHYNLALSLQYQGETEAAAAGYLRAIQHDPHLVEAHINLGHLYGELGQHESALETFQRAIELRSDDADLYVSVGDAYRNLGLTDDAIQAYRQALIIDPAHTLAADMVAVGRERVAQEWKRILDAERQVDAAPADITRYPTAVAAYVAARRYQDALSVCNQMLALEPENPRCFAALAEVYEAMDDAPQAIENWGKVVEREPENVEAWEHLGTWHTAQGQVEEAANAYARAVALDPSNVAARFSLAEVYTDADRFDEAALIYQAVIDEVSNAPGSLEMGDDTLADAYVGLAETYNAAGQYEEAAKTARLLLEQSPDDPVGLYQLGAALDELGQRDEAIAAYEGALAGDPLNADVMNDLADTYLDAGRVEEAIDIAHNAVAVDPRLGAAWETLAEALRSAGRLDEATRAEQRARELED, from the coding sequence ATGGCAGCCTATCATTCAGATCACCATGCCGCAGAAGGCAACGGCGCTGTCCCTGAAGATCCCACCGCTATGGCGCAGCGCTATATCGATCAAGGCAATCAGGCCATTGAAGACGATGATTATGAGGTTGCCGCTGAAGCGTTCAGCCAGGCTGTGCAGCTTGCCCCCGACGATGCTCACGCCCATTATAATCTGGCCCTGTCCCTGCAATATCAGGGTGAGACGGAGGCGGCAGCGGCAGGGTATCTGCGGGCTATTCAGCACGATCCGCATCTGGTGGAGGCGCATATTAATCTGGGCCATCTCTACGGCGAACTGGGGCAGCACGAAAGCGCGCTGGAAACCTTCCAGCGGGCCATTGAACTGCGCAGCGATGATGCTGATCTCTATGTGAGTGTTGGCGACGCTTATCGCAACCTGGGCCTGACCGATGACGCGATCCAGGCGTATCGCCAGGCGCTGATCATCGATCCGGCGCATACGCTGGCCGCCGATATGGTGGCGGTGGGGCGCGAGCGGGTCGCGCAGGAGTGGAAGCGTATCCTTGACGCTGAGCGTCAGGTTGATGCTGCGCCCGCTGATATTACGCGCTATCCAACGGCTGTCGCTGCCTATGTCGCCGCGCGGCGCTATCAAGACGCTCTTTCTGTGTGTAATCAGATGCTGGCCCTGGAGCCGGAGAATCCGCGCTGTTTTGCGGCGCTGGCCGAAGTCTACGAAGCGATGGATGATGCTCCGCAGGCCATTGAGAACTGGGGCAAGGTTGTCGAGCGGGAGCCGGAGAACGTGGAAGCCTGGGAGCATCTTGGTACGTGGCACACGGCGCAGGGGCAGGTGGAGGAGGCCGCCAATGCCTACGCGCGGGCGGTCGCGCTCGATCCATCTAATGTTGCCGCGCGCTTCAGCCTGGCCGAAGTCTATACGGATGCGGATCGTTTCGATGAGGCTGCGCTCATTTATCAGGCTGTGATTGATGAGGTGAGCAACGCGCCGGGTTCGCTGGAGATGGGCGATGATACGTTGGCCGACGCTTACGTGGGGCTGGCCGAGACGTATAACGCTGCGGGGCAGTATGAAGAGGCAGCCAAAACGGCCCGGCTGCTTTTGGAGCAATCGCCAGATGATCCGGTGGGCCTGTATCAGCTAGGCGCGGCCCTGGATGAGTTGGGGCAGCGCGATGAGGCGATTGCGGCGTATGAGGGCGCTCTGGCGGGCGATCCATTGAATGCGGATGTTATGAACGATCTGGCCGACACGTATCTTGATGCTGGCCGTGTGGAGGAGGCTATTGACATAGCTCACAATGCCGTAGCCGTTGACCCCAGGCTTGGCGCAGCCTGGGAAACGCTGGCAGAGGCTCTGCGGTCTGCTGGCCGTCTGGATGAGGCGACCAGGGCTGAACAACGCGCCAGAGAGCTTGAGGATTGA